A DNA window from Andrena cerasifolii isolate SP2316 chromosome 16, iyAndCera1_principal, whole genome shotgun sequence contains the following coding sequences:
- the LOC143377561 gene encoding uncharacterized protein LOC143377561 isoform X2 produces the protein MDSGMGQSKKQIRVGFYDIEGTIGKGNFAVVKLARHRITKTEVAIKIIDKTQLDPTNLEKVYREVEIMKQLEHPHIVKLYQVMETKNMIYMVCEYASKGEIFDYIARYGRMGEPRARATFAQILSAVEYCHATGVAHRDLKAENLLLDAQMNVKIADFGFSNRFSPGERLSTWCGSPPYAAPEVFRGKHYAGPEIDVWSLGVVLYVLVCGALPFDGSTLQSLRDRVLSGRFRIPYFMSTDCESLIRKMLVLEPAKRYTIPQIKRHRWMAGSADTVCSMIITRSSPSIQEPNEQILRLMHSLGIDITRTRESLKASSYDHHAAIYFLLLERLKQHRVGSTANNTCWPSVARTKEDKFKSRTREDTTRGGKRFSSTSSSTDEGCCSAEGDLEEGPSGDELREAQIKLEEHRLGLDHDISQRIDSQIVNRRLSDYQHHFDTPLMDPIDPPSRTTLFIAGGSGSSSSELFESSFDSGCPPDYSGANSFTSSLPSCTPPPPLSPSPITGRISRASQGRRASDGGPRLLFCQQGGGDRPTKQRSIQDSGKARGHLDLVHLRPPSTPPENQPQFKIRGDSSTQLQLLVQQRMLQQKRNLYHRHRGGGSPTPIPVSASTTGRRADHVPRQDSYKLAQRTQILPPLSQGHVDRDFDRERKRDEERWKSLPSRLAADCQLAERTLLWSQQFIVHSNLPYFVHVPILY, from the exons ATGGATTCCGGAATGGGGCAAAGCAAGAAGCAGATTCGTGTAGGATTTTATGACATTGAAGGCACCATTGGTAAAGGGAACTTTGCCGTGGTAAAATTAGCTAGACATCGTATTACCAAGACAGAG GTAGCTATTAAAATAATCGATAAAACCCAGTTGGACCCAACCAACCTTGAAAAAGTTTATAGAGAAGTAGAAATAATGAAGCAATTGGAACATCCGCACATTGTTAAACTGTATCAAGTCATGGAGACGAAGAATATGATATACATG GTGTGCGAATACGCAAGCAAGGGTGAAATATTTGACTATATTGCACGGTATGGACGAATGGGAGAGCCCAGAGCTCGTGCAACGTTTGCTCAAATACTCTCCGCGGTTGAATACTGCCATGCGACGGGTGTAGCGCATCGTGATCTCAAAGCTGAGAATTTACTCTTAGACGCTCAGATGAACGTGAAGATTGCTGACTTCGGCTTTAGTAATAGATTCTCGCCTGGGGAAAGATTAAGCACATGGTGCGGTAGTCCCCCTTACGCGGCACCAGAAGTTTTTCGAGGGAAACATTATGCTGGTCCTGAAATTGATGTGTGG AGTTTAGGTGTCGTATTATATGTATTAGTATGCGGAGCACTGCCCTTTGATGGATCTACTCTTCAGTCTTTGAGAGATCGTGTTTTGAGCGGAAGATTCAGAATTCCATACTTTATGAGTACAG ACTGCGAAAGTTTGATACGCAAGATGTTAGTCTTGGAGCCTGCGAAGCGATACACCATTCCACAAATAAAGAGACATCGCTGGATGGCGGGATCCGCGGACACTGTTTGTTCAATGATCATAACAAGATCGTCGCCATCCATCCAAGAACCAAATGAACAAATACTTCGACTTATGCATAGCTTAGGGATAGATATTACACGAACCAGAGAG TCATTAAAAGCTAGCAGCTATGATCATCATGCTGCTATTTATTTCCTACTGTTGGAGAGGCTGAAGCAGCATCGGGTCGGCAGCACAGCAAATAATACCTGCTGGCCTAGCGTTGCAAGAACGAAAGAGGACAAATTCAAATCTAG GACAAGAGAAGACACGACCCGAGGAGGGAAAAGGTTTAGTTCGACTAGCTCTTCAACTGACGAGGGATGCTGCAGCGCGGAAGGTGATCTGGAAGAAGGCCCGAGCGGTGACGAATTAAGGGAAGCTCAGATTAAACTAGAGGAACATAGACTAGGCCTAGATCATGATATCAGTCAACGAATTGACAGTCAGATAGTGAATCGAAGATTAAGTGATTATCAGCACCATTTTGATACCCCACTTATGGATCCTATTGATCCTCCTAGTCGAACAACATTATTTATCGCGGGTGGTAGTGGTAGCTCGTCGTCCGAACTTTTCGAATCTAGTTTTGACTCCGGTTGCCCACCAGATTACTCGGGGGCAAATTCGTTCACGAGTAGCTTGCCCTCCTGTACACCTCCGCCGCCTCTTAGTCCGTCGCCGATCACCGGCAGAATATCGAGAGCCTCGCAAGGTCGTAGAGCCTCCGACGGTGGTCCCAGATTACTGTTCTGCCAACAGGGTGGTGGAGACAGACCAACCAAGCAGCGAAGTATTCAAG ACTCAGGCAAGGCAAGGGGTCACTTAGACCTCGTTCACTTGAGACCACCGTCTACGCCGCCTGAGAATCAACCACAGTTCAAAATTCGTGGAGACTCCAGTACACAGTTACAGCTGTTAGTGCAGCAACGTATGTTGCAGCAAAAGCGAAACTTGTATCATAGACATAGAGGTGGAGGGAGCCCGACGCCGATACCGGTATCAGCGAGTACCACGGGTAGACGCGCTGATCACGTACCAAGACAGGATAGTTATAAACTAGCTCAGAGAACGCAAATCTTGCCACCCCTGTCTCAGGGGCACGTTGACAGAGACTTTGACAGAGAGCGAAAGCGAGACGAAGAAAGATGGAAAAGTCTGCCATCCCGACTAGCGGCAGACTGTCAGTTGGCAGAAAGGACGTTGCTGTGGAGTCAACAG TTTATTGTTCACTCTAATTTGCCTTACTTCGTGCATGTACCGATCCTCTACTGA
- the LOC143377561 gene encoding uncharacterized protein LOC143377561 isoform X1 produces the protein MDSGMGQSKKQIRVGFYDIEGTIGKGNFAVVKLARHRITKTEVAIKIIDKTQLDPTNLEKVYREVEIMKQLEHPHIVKLYQVMETKNMIYMVCEYASKGEIFDYIARYGRMGEPRARATFAQILSAVEYCHATGVAHRDLKAENLLLDAQMNVKIADFGFSNRFSPGERLSTWCGSPPYAAPEVFRGKHYAGPEIDVWSLGVVLYVLVCGALPFDGSTLQSLRDRVLSGRFRIPYFMSTDCESLIRKMLVLEPAKRYTIPQIKRHRWMAGSADTVCSMIITRSSPSIQEPNEQILRLMHSLGIDITRTRESLKASSYDHHAAIYFLLLERLKQHRVGSTANNTCWPSVARTKEDKFKSRTREDTTRGGKRFSSTSSSTDEGCCSAEGDLEEGPSGDELREAQIKLEEHRLGLDHDISQRIDSQIVNRRLSDYQHHFDTPLMDPIDPPSRTTLFIAGGSGSSSSELFESSFDSGCPPDYSGANSFTSSLPSCTPPPPLSPSPITGRISRASQGRRASDGGPRLLFCQQGGGDRPTKQRSIQDSGKARGHLDLVHLRPPSTPPENQPQFKIRGDSSTQLQLLVQQRMLQQKRNLYHRHRGGGSPTPIPVSASTTGRRADHVPRQDSYKLAQRTQILPPLSQGHVDRDFDRERKRDEERWKSLPSRLAADCQLAERTLLWSQQVGLSGGASYLPPGSVGGFLWPTGSNPHSTIFENVGDPME, from the exons ATGGATTCCGGAATGGGGCAAAGCAAGAAGCAGATTCGTGTAGGATTTTATGACATTGAAGGCACCATTGGTAAAGGGAACTTTGCCGTGGTAAAATTAGCTAGACATCGTATTACCAAGACAGAG GTAGCTATTAAAATAATCGATAAAACCCAGTTGGACCCAACCAACCTTGAAAAAGTTTATAGAGAAGTAGAAATAATGAAGCAATTGGAACATCCGCACATTGTTAAACTGTATCAAGTCATGGAGACGAAGAATATGATATACATG GTGTGCGAATACGCAAGCAAGGGTGAAATATTTGACTATATTGCACGGTATGGACGAATGGGAGAGCCCAGAGCTCGTGCAACGTTTGCTCAAATACTCTCCGCGGTTGAATACTGCCATGCGACGGGTGTAGCGCATCGTGATCTCAAAGCTGAGAATTTACTCTTAGACGCTCAGATGAACGTGAAGATTGCTGACTTCGGCTTTAGTAATAGATTCTCGCCTGGGGAAAGATTAAGCACATGGTGCGGTAGTCCCCCTTACGCGGCACCAGAAGTTTTTCGAGGGAAACATTATGCTGGTCCTGAAATTGATGTGTGG AGTTTAGGTGTCGTATTATATGTATTAGTATGCGGAGCACTGCCCTTTGATGGATCTACTCTTCAGTCTTTGAGAGATCGTGTTTTGAGCGGAAGATTCAGAATTCCATACTTTATGAGTACAG ACTGCGAAAGTTTGATACGCAAGATGTTAGTCTTGGAGCCTGCGAAGCGATACACCATTCCACAAATAAAGAGACATCGCTGGATGGCGGGATCCGCGGACACTGTTTGTTCAATGATCATAACAAGATCGTCGCCATCCATCCAAGAACCAAATGAACAAATACTTCGACTTATGCATAGCTTAGGGATAGATATTACACGAACCAGAGAG TCATTAAAAGCTAGCAGCTATGATCATCATGCTGCTATTTATTTCCTACTGTTGGAGAGGCTGAAGCAGCATCGGGTCGGCAGCACAGCAAATAATACCTGCTGGCCTAGCGTTGCAAGAACGAAAGAGGACAAATTCAAATCTAG GACAAGAGAAGACACGACCCGAGGAGGGAAAAGGTTTAGTTCGACTAGCTCTTCAACTGACGAGGGATGCTGCAGCGCGGAAGGTGATCTGGAAGAAGGCCCGAGCGGTGACGAATTAAGGGAAGCTCAGATTAAACTAGAGGAACATAGACTAGGCCTAGATCATGATATCAGTCAACGAATTGACAGTCAGATAGTGAATCGAAGATTAAGTGATTATCAGCACCATTTTGATACCCCACTTATGGATCCTATTGATCCTCCTAGTCGAACAACATTATTTATCGCGGGTGGTAGTGGTAGCTCGTCGTCCGAACTTTTCGAATCTAGTTTTGACTCCGGTTGCCCACCAGATTACTCGGGGGCAAATTCGTTCACGAGTAGCTTGCCCTCCTGTACACCTCCGCCGCCTCTTAGTCCGTCGCCGATCACCGGCAGAATATCGAGAGCCTCGCAAGGTCGTAGAGCCTCCGACGGTGGTCCCAGATTACTGTTCTGCCAACAGGGTGGTGGAGACAGACCAACCAAGCAGCGAAGTATTCAAG ACTCAGGCAAGGCAAGGGGTCACTTAGACCTCGTTCACTTGAGACCACCGTCTACGCCGCCTGAGAATCAACCACAGTTCAAAATTCGTGGAGACTCCAGTACACAGTTACAGCTGTTAGTGCAGCAACGTATGTTGCAGCAAAAGCGAAACTTGTATCATAGACATAGAGGTGGAGGGAGCCCGACGCCGATACCGGTATCAGCGAGTACCACGGGTAGACGCGCTGATCACGTACCAAGACAGGATAGTTATAAACTAGCTCAGAGAACGCAAATCTTGCCACCCCTGTCTCAGGGGCACGTTGACAGAGACTTTGACAGAGAGCGAAAGCGAGACGAAGAAAGATGGAAAAGTCTGCCATCCCGACTAGCGGCAGACTGTCAGTTGGCAGAAAGGACGTTGCTGTGGAGTCAACAG